A single window of Psychromonas ingrahamii 37 DNA harbors:
- a CDS encoding GGDEF domain-containing protein, producing MKRSVKTEFFKFIHSTLPSWLIFSLSLCITFIAWSITTKSNQLHIQELFKFEVAQTIRSIEQRMQEYEQVLRGGVGLFKSSDHVNRLEFHHYISNLHVEKYLTGIQGIGYAVMLKPEEKDTFVNMVRLEGFNDFSVFPEGSRDKYSSILYLEPFTARNQRAFGYDMYSEEARHTAMDIARDNGDIAYSAKVKLVQENGDDLQNGFLIYLPLYRNGAPIENISQRQKELIGYVYSPFRIDNLINGILLGDEIRRINFSIYDGHSENANNLLYAPDRIGAYLPSAYKKESKPAFYVVKTIEFPGRNWTIPFYSTSVFEKSVENNLAKLVGISGIFVSVLLLIVMLNITITGKKSMQAKAELEILIDRLKAAASAGIVGIWDWDVEKNILTWDSVMYKLYGLQKSDFEDLYEAWISRVHIDDRMHIDGEIQAALRHEREYCPEFRVLWPDSSVHYIKAVSKTTFDEIGKPIRMVGVNYDITEQKKIQMRLDKEASYDHLTHLPNRRLLNDRLKQAIAFSKRTQKNLAILFIDLDGFKSINDSHGHQVGDWLLTEVSKRIQYCLRATDTVGRLGGDEFVVVLPEIYENAKEVANKILNSLEEPFVITNNGVLHISSSIGVAIYPLDAKSQTMLMECADKAMYEAKKRGRNKVVFFDVA from the coding sequence ATGAAGCGTAGTGTTAAAACCGAATTTTTTAAGTTTATCCACAGTACGTTACCCTCTTGGCTTATATTTTCATTAAGTCTCTGTATTACCTTTATTGCTTGGTCGATCACGACCAAATCTAATCAACTCCATATCCAAGAGCTATTTAAATTTGAGGTGGCCCAAACTATTCGCTCCATCGAACAGCGTATGCAGGAATATGAGCAAGTATTACGTGGCGGTGTAGGGTTATTTAAATCAAGTGATCACGTTAATCGCCTCGAATTTCATCATTATATAAGTAATTTACACGTTGAAAAATATTTGACTGGTATTCAAGGTATTGGCTATGCCGTCATGTTGAAACCAGAAGAAAAAGACACATTTGTTAATATGGTACGACTAGAAGGTTTCAATGATTTCAGTGTCTTTCCAGAAGGATCTCGTGATAAATACAGTAGCATTCTCTATCTTGAGCCCTTCACGGCCAGAAATCAGCGAGCGTTTGGATATGATATGTACTCAGAGGAGGCTCGCCATACCGCCATGGACATTGCCCGCGACAATGGTGATATCGCATATTCAGCTAAAGTTAAACTGGTTCAGGAAAATGGCGATGATTTACAGAATGGATTTCTCATCTATCTCCCTTTATATCGCAATGGTGCTCCTATTGAAAATATTTCTCAGCGTCAAAAAGAACTTATCGGATATGTATATAGCCCATTTCGTATTGATAATCTGATTAATGGCATTCTCTTAGGTGATGAAATTCGTCGCATAAACTTTTCAATATATGATGGACATTCAGAAAATGCAAATAATCTACTTTACGCTCCCGATAGAATTGGGGCCTATTTGCCTAGTGCTTATAAAAAAGAATCTAAACCTGCTTTTTACGTTGTTAAGACGATTGAATTTCCAGGCCGAAATTGGACCATTCCCTTTTATAGTACCTCTGTTTTTGAAAAGAGTGTTGAAAATAACCTAGCTAAATTAGTTGGCATATCAGGCATATTTGTATCGGTACTTTTGCTAATTGTAATGCTGAACATTACAATCACCGGGAAAAAATCTATGCAGGCGAAAGCGGAATTAGAAATATTAATTGATCGACTAAAAGCAGCCGCTTCAGCGGGAATTGTAGGGATTTGGGATTGGGATGTTGAAAAAAACATTCTGACTTGGGACTCCGTCATGTATAAATTATATGGTTTACAAAAGTCAGATTTTGAAGATTTGTATGAAGCGTGGATTTCTAGAGTACACATAGATGACCGGATGCATATTGACGGTGAAATACAGGCGGCCCTTAGACATGAACGAGAATATTGTCCTGAGTTTCGAGTTCTGTGGCCAGATAGCTCAGTTCATTATATTAAAGCGGTATCAAAAACGACATTTGACGAAATAGGCAAGCCAATCCGAATGGTTGGCGTCAATTATGATATTACTGAACAAAAAAAAATTCAAATGCGCCTTGATAAAGAGGCCTCATATGATCATTTAACGCACCTTCCTAATCGTCGTTTGCTCAATGATAGATTAAAGCAAGCGATAGCCTTTTCTAAACGCACTCAAAAAAATCTGGCTATTCTTTTTATTGATTTAGATGGATTTAAAAGCATAAATGATAGCCATGGACATCAAGTCGGTGATTGGTTATTAACAGAAGTATCCAAACGTATTCAATATTGTTTGCGCGCTACAGACACAGTTGGACGACTAGGAGGGGATGAGTTTGTAGTTGTACTCCCTGAAATTTATGAGAATGCCAAGGAGGTAGCTAATAAAATACTAAATAGTTTAGAAGAGCCTTTTGTAATAACAAATAATGGTGTCCTTCATATTTCTTCAAGTATTGGAGTGGCAATTTATCCTCTGGATGCAAAAAGCCAAACTATGTTAATGGAGTGCGCTGATAAGGCGATGTATGAGGCAAAAAAAAGAGGCCGTAATAAAGTTGTTTTTTTTGATGTTGCTTAA